From Elephas maximus indicus isolate mEleMax1 chromosome 1, mEleMax1 primary haplotype, whole genome shotgun sequence, a single genomic window includes:
- the LOC126057249 gene encoding uncharacterized protein LOC126057249 isoform X2: MSRSAPSGKAAVDVTLSSEWEGHSGRHARLRTGRPLWTSRSALSGKAILDVTLGSGREGHSGRHARLSVGRPLSTSRSALSGKAILDVTLGSEWKGHCGRRARLREGRPFWTSRSAPGGKAVLDVTLGSGREGRSGRHARLRAGRPFWTSRSAPGGKAVLDVTLGSGREGRSGRHARLRAGRPFWTSRSAPGGKAVLDVTLGSGREGRSGRHARLRAGRPFWTSRSALSGKAVLDVTLGSEWEGRSGRHARLRAGRPFWTSRSALSGKAVLDVTLGSEWEGRSGRHARLRVGRPLWRSCSALNGKAAVTVFVRFRLIATLCVTEDAVVKCSGVRSNSCSDLGNRV, from the exons ATGTCACGCTCAGCTCCGAGTGGGAAGGCCGCTGTGGACGTCACGCTCAGCTCTGAGTGGGAAGGCCATTCTGGTCGTCACGCTCGGCTCAGGACGGGAAGGCCACTCTGGACGTCACGCTCGGCTCTGAGTGGGAAG GCCATTCTGGATGTCACGCTCGGCTCCGGACGGGAAGGCCATTCTGGACGTCACGCTCGGCTCTCAGTGGGAAGGCCGCTCTCAACGTCACGCTCGGCTCTGAGTGGGAAGGCCATTCTGGACGTCACACTCGGCTCTGAGTGGAAAGGGCATTGTGGACGTCGCGCTCGGCTCCGAGAGGGAAGGCCGTTCTGGACGTCACGCTCGGCTCCGGGCGGGAAGGCCGTTCTGGACGTCACGCTCGGCTCCGGGCGGGAAGGCCGTTCTGGACGTCACGCTCGGCTCCGGGCGGGAAGGCCGTTCTGGACGTCACGCTCGGCTCCGGGCGGGAAGGCCGTTCTGGACGTCACGCTCGGCTCCGGGCGGGAAGGCCGTTCTGGACGTCACGCTCGGCTCCGGGCGGGAAGGCCGTTCTGGACGTCACGCTCGGCTCCGGGCGGGAAGGCCGTTCTGGACGTCACGCTCGGCTCCGGGCGGGAAGGCCGTTCTGGACGTCACGCTCGGCTCCGTGCGGGAAGGCCGTTCTGGACGTCACGCTCGGCTCTGAGTGGGAAGGCCGTTCTGGAC GTCACGCTCGGCTCTGAGTGGGAAGGCCGTTCTGGACGTCACGCTCGGCTCCGCGCGGGAAGGCCGTTCTGGACGTCACGCTCGGCTCTGAGTGGGAAGGCCGTTCTGGACGTCACGCTCGGCTCTGAGTGGGAAGGCCGTTCTGGACGTCACGCTCGGCTCCGGGTGGGAAGGCCGCTCTGGAGGTCATGCTCAGCTCTGAATGGGAAGGCTGCTgttactgtttttgttaggttccgactcatagcaaccctgtgtgtaaCAGAAGATGCTGTTGTCAAATGCTCTGGCGTCAGATCCAACTCCTGTAGCGACCTGGGTAATAGAGTATAA
- the LOC126057249 gene encoding uncharacterized protein LOC126057249 isoform X1, which translates to MSRSAPSGKAAVDVTLSSEWEGHSGRHARLRTGRPLWTSRSALSGKAILDVTLGSGREGHSGRHARLSVGRPLSTSRSALSGKAILDVTLGSEWKGHCGRRARLREGRPFWTSRSAPGGKAVLDVTLGSGREGRSGRHARLRAGRPFWTSRSAPGGKAVLDVTLGSGREGRSGRHARLRAGRPFWTSRSAPGGKAVLDVTLGSGREGRSGRHARLRAGRPFWTSRSALSGKAVLDVTLGSGWEGRSGGHARLRAGRPFWTSRSAPGGKAALEVTLGSEWEGRSGRHARLRAGRPFWTSRSALSGKAVLDVTLGSEWEGRSGRHARLRVGRPLWRSCSALNGKAAVTVFVRFRLIATLCVTEDAVVKCSGVRSNSCSDLGNRV; encoded by the exons ATGTCACGCTCAGCTCCGAGTGGGAAGGCCGCTGTGGACGTCACGCTCAGCTCTGAGTGGGAAGGCCATTCTGGTCGTCACGCTCGGCTCAGGACGGGAAGGCCACTCTGGACGTCACGCTCGGCTCTGAGTGGGAAG GCCATTCTGGATGTCACGCTCGGCTCCGGACGGGAAGGCCATTCTGGACGTCACGCTCGGCTCTCAGTGGGAAGGCCGCTCTCAACGTCACGCTCGGCTCTGAGTGGGAAGGCCATTCTGGACGTCACACTCGGCTCTGAGTGGAAAGGGCATTGTGGACGTCGCGCTCGGCTCCGAGAGGGAAGGCCGTTCTGGACGTCACGCTCGGCTCCGGGCGGGAAGGCCGTTCTGGACGTCACGCTCGGCTCCGGGCGGGAAGGCCGTTCTGGACGTCACGCTCGGCTCCGGGCGGGAAGGCCGTTCTGGACGTCACGCTCGGCTCCGGGCGGGAAGGCCGTTCTGGACGTCACGCTCGGCTCCGGGCGGGAAGGCCGTTCTGGACGTCACGCTCGGCTCCGGGCGGGAAGGCCGTTCTGGACGTCACGCTCGGCTCCGGGCGGGAAGGCCGTTCTGGACGTCACGCTCGGCTCCGGGCGGGAAGGCCGTTCTGGACGTCACGCTCGGCTCCGTGCGGGAAGGCCGTTCTGGACGTCACGCTCGGCTCTGAGTGGGAAGGCCGTTCTGGACGTCACGCTCGGCTCCGGGTGGGAAGGCCGCTCTGGAGGTCACGCTCGGCTCCGGGCGGGAAG GCCGTTCTGGACGTCACGCTCGGCTCCGGGTGGGAAGGCCGCTCTGGAGGTCACGCTCGGCTCTGAGTGGGAAGGCCGTTCTGGACGTCACGCTCGGCTCCGCGCGGGAAGGCCGTTCTGGACGTCACGCTCGGCTCTGAGTGGGAAGGCCGTTCTGGACGTCACGCTCGGCTCTGAGTGGGAAGGCCGTTCTGGACGTCACGCTCGGCTCCGGGTGGGAAGGCCGCTCTGGAGGTCATGCTCAGCTCTGAATGGGAAGGCTGCTgttactgtttttgttaggttccgactcatagcaaccctgtgtgtaaCAGAAGATGCTGTTGTCAAATGCTCTGGCGTCAGATCCAACTCCTGTAGCGACCTGGGTAATAGAGTATAA
- the LOC126057249 gene encoding uncharacterized protein LOC126057249 isoform X4 translates to MSRSAPSGKAAVDVTLSSEWEGHSGRHARLRTGRPLWTSRSALSGKAILDVTLGSGREGHSGRHARLSVGRPLSTSRSALSGKAILDVTLGSEWKGHCGRRARLREGRPFWTSRSAPGGKAVLDVTLGSGREGRSGRHARLRAGRPFWTSRSAPGGKAVLDVTLGSGREGRSGRHARLRAGRPFWTSRSAPGGKAVLDVTLGSGREGRSGRHARLRAGRPFWTSRSALSGKAVLDVTLGSEWEGRSGRHARLRVGRPLWRSRSALSGKAVLDVTLGSEWEGRSGRHARLRVGRPLWRSRSALSGKAVLDVTLGSAREGRSGRHARL, encoded by the exons ATGTCACGCTCAGCTCCGAGTGGGAAGGCCGCTGTGGACGTCACGCTCAGCTCTGAGTGGGAAGGCCATTCTGGTCGTCACGCTCGGCTCAGGACGGGAAGGCCACTCTGGACGTCACGCTCGGCTCTGAGTGGGAAG GCCATTCTGGATGTCACGCTCGGCTCCGGACGGGAAGGCCATTCTGGACGTCACGCTCGGCTCTCAGTGGGAAGGCCGCTCTCAACGTCACGCTCGGCTCTGAGTGGGAAGGCCATTCTGGACGTCACACTCGGCTCTGAGTGGAAAGGGCATTGTGGACGTCGCGCTCGGCTCCGAGAGGGAAGGCCGTTCTGGACGTCACGCTCGGCTCCGGGCGGGAAGGCCGTTCTGGACGTCACGCTCGGCTCCGGGCGGGAAGGCCGTTCTGGACGTCACGCTCGGCTCCGGGCGGGAAGGCCGTTCTGGACGTCACGCTCGGCTCCGGGCGGGAAGGCCGTTCTGGACGTCACGCTCGGCTCCGGGCGGGAAGGCCGTTCTGGACGTCACGCTCGGCTCCGGGCGGGAAGGCCGTTCTGGACGTCACGCTCGGCTCCGGGCGGGAAGGCCGTTCTGGACGTCACGCTCGGCTCCGGGCGGGAAGGCCGTTCTGGACGTCACGCTCGGCTCCGTGCGGGAAGGCCGTTCTGGAC GTCACGCTCGGCTCTGAGTGGGAAGGCCGTTCTGGACGTCACGCTCGGCTCTGAGTGGGAAGGCCGTTCTGGACGTCACGCTCGGCTCCGGGTGGGAAGGCCGCTCTGGAGGTCACGCTCGGCTCTGAGTGGGAAGGCCGTTCTGGACGTCACGCTCGGCTCTGAGTGGGAAGGCCGTTCTGGACGTCACGCTCGGCTCCGGGTGGGAAGGCCGCTCTGGAGGTCACGCTCGGCTCTGAGTGGGAAGGCCGTTCTGGACGTCACGCTCGGCTCCGCGCGGGAAGGCCGTTCTGGACGTCACGCTCGGCTCTGA
- the LOC126057249 gene encoding uncharacterized protein LOC126057249 isoform X3 — protein sequence MSRSAPSGKAAVDVTLSSEWEGHSGRHARLRTGRPLWTSRSALSGKAILDVTLGSGREGHSGRHARLSVGRPLSTSRSALSGKAILDVTLGSEWKGHCGRRARLREGRPFWTSRSAPGGKAVLDVTLGSGREGRSGRHARLRAGRPFWTSRSAPGGKAVLDVTLGSGREGRSGRHARLRAGRPFWTSRSAPGGKAVLDVTLGSGREGRSGRHARLRAGRPFWTSRSALSGKAVLDVTLGSGWEGRSGGHARLRAGRPFWTSRSALSGKAVLDVTLGSEWEGRSGRHARLRVGRPLWRSRSALSGKAVLDVTLGSAREGRSGRHARL from the exons ATGTCACGCTCAGCTCCGAGTGGGAAGGCCGCTGTGGACGTCACGCTCAGCTCTGAGTGGGAAGGCCATTCTGGTCGTCACGCTCGGCTCAGGACGGGAAGGCCACTCTGGACGTCACGCTCGGCTCTGAGTGGGAAG GCCATTCTGGATGTCACGCTCGGCTCCGGACGGGAAGGCCATTCTGGACGTCACGCTCGGCTCTCAGTGGGAAGGCCGCTCTCAACGTCACGCTCGGCTCTGAGTGGGAAGGCCATTCTGGACGTCACACTCGGCTCTGAGTGGAAAGGGCATTGTGGACGTCGCGCTCGGCTCCGAGAGGGAAGGCCGTTCTGGACGTCACGCTCGGCTCCGGGCGGGAAGGCCGTTCTGGACGTCACGCTCGGCTCCGGGCGGGAAGGCCGTTCTGGACGTCACGCTCGGCTCCGGGCGGGAAGGCCGTTCTGGACGTCACGCTCGGCTCCGGGCGGGAAGGCCGTTCTGGACGTCACGCTCGGCTCCGGGCGGGAAGGCCGTTCTGGACGTCACGCTCGGCTCCGGGCGGGAAGGCCGTTCTGGACGTCACGCTCGGCTCCGGGCGGGAAGGCCGTTCTGGACGTCACGCTCGGCTCCGGGCGGGAAGGCCGTTCTGGACGTCACGCTCGGCTCCGTGCGGGAAGGCCGTTCTGGACGTCACGCTCGGCTCTGAGTGGGAAGGCCGTTCTGGACGTCACGCTCGGCTCCGGGTGGGAAGGCCGCTCTGGAGGTCACGCTCGGCTCCGGGCGGGAAG GCCGTTCTGGAC GTCACGCTCGGCTCTGAGTGGGAAGGCCGTTCTGGACGTCACGCTCGGCTCTGAGTGGGAAGGCCGTTCTGGACGTCACGCTCGGCTCCGGGTGGGAAGGCCGCTCTGGAGGTCACGCTCGGCTCTGAGTGGGAAGGCCGTTCTGGACGTCACGCTCGGCTCCGCGCGGGAAGGCCGTTCTGGACGTCACGCTCGGCTCTGA